The following are from one region of the Gossypium hirsutum isolate 1008001.06 chromosome D03, Gossypium_hirsutum_v2.1, whole genome shotgun sequence genome:
- the LOC107950264 gene encoding UDP-glucuronic acid decarboxylase 5 isoform X1, whose amino-acid sequence MAANSSNGEQQTPSKPPPLPSPLRFSKFFQSNMRILVTGGAGFIGSHLVDKLMENEKNEVIVVDNYFTGSKDNLRKWIGHPRFELIRHDVTEPLLVEVDQIYHLACPASPIFYKHNPVKTIKTNVIGTLNMLGLAKRVGARILLTSTSEVYGDPLIHPQPETYWGNVNPIGVRSCYDEGKRVAETLMFDYHRQHGIEIRIARIFNTYGPRMNIDDGRVVSNFIAQALRGEPLTVQKPGTQTRSFCFVSDMVDGLIRLMEGENTGPINIGNPGEFTMLELAETVKELINPKVEIKMVENTPDDPRQRKPDITKAKELLGWEPKVKLRDGLPLMEEDFRLRLGVSKEN is encoded by the exons ATGGCAGCAAATTCATCAAATGGGGAACAACAAACACCCTCAAAGCCACCACCTTTGCCATCTCCATTGCGTTTTTCCAAGTTTTTCCag TCCAACATGAGGATTTTGGTTACTGGAGGAGCTGGTTTTATCGGCTCCCACTTAGTTGACAAATTGATGGAAAACGAGAAAAATGAG GTGATTGTTGTTGATAACTACTTCACTGGATCCAAGGACAATCTTAGAAAATGGATCGGTCATCCTAGATTTGAGCTTATTCGTCATG ATGTTACTGAGCCATTGTTGGTCGAGGTCGATCAGATTTACCACCTTGCATGTCCAGCTTCTCCAATTTTCTACAAACACAACCCTGTGAAG ACAATAAAGACAAATGTCATTGGCACACTGAACATGCTGGGACTTGCGAAGCGAGTTGGAGCAAG GATCTTGCTCACATCAACTTCGGAAGTGTATGGAGATCCTCTTATCCATCCACAACCCGAAACATATTGGGGCAATGTGAACCCAATCG GGGTTCGGAGTTGCTATGATGAAGGGAAGCGTGTGGCTGAGACGCTAATGTTTGATTACCATAGGCAGCATGGGATAG AGATCCGCATTGCTAGAATCTTCAACACATATGGGCCACGGATGAACATTGATGATGGGCGTGTTGTAAGCAATTTCATTGCTCAAGCACTGCG TGGTGAACCACTGACAGTTCAAAAACCCGGGACACAAACTCGCAGTTTTTGTTTTGTCTCTGACATG GTTGATGGTCTTATTCGTCTCATGGAGGGGGAGAACACTGGTCCAATCAATATCGGGAATCCAG GTGAATTTACAATGCTTGAGCTTGCCGAGACAGTAAAGGAG CTTATTAATCCGAAGGTGGAGATAAAGATGGTGGAGAACACTCCAGACGATCCACGGCAAAGAAAACCTGACATCACAAAAGCGAAAGAATTGCTAGGTTGGGAGCCGAAAGTGAAGTTGCGAGATGGTCTTCCTCTAATGGAGGAGGATTTTAGGTTGAGGCTCGGAGTCTCCAAAGagaactga
- the LOC107950264 gene encoding UDP-glucuronic acid decarboxylase 5 isoform X2 yields MMNLNMVAPPEQSNMRILVTGGAGFIGSHLVDKLMENEKNEVIVVDNYFTGSKDNLRKWIGHPRFELIRHDVTEPLLVEVDQIYHLACPASPIFYKHNPVKTIKTNVIGTLNMLGLAKRVGARILLTSTSEVYGDPLIHPQPETYWGNVNPIGVRSCYDEGKRVAETLMFDYHRQHGIEIRIARIFNTYGPRMNIDDGRVVSNFIAQALRGEPLTVQKPGTQTRSFCFVSDMVDGLIRLMEGENTGPINIGNPGEFTMLELAETVKELINPKVEIKMVENTPDDPRQRKPDITKAKELLGWEPKVKLRDGLPLMEEDFRLRLGVSKEN; encoded by the exons ATGATGAATCTCAATATGGTTGCCCCTCCCGAACAG TCCAACATGAGGATTTTGGTTACTGGAGGAGCTGGTTTTATCGGCTCCCACTTAGTTGACAAATTGATGGAAAACGAGAAAAATGAG GTGATTGTTGTTGATAACTACTTCACTGGATCCAAGGACAATCTTAGAAAATGGATCGGTCATCCTAGATTTGAGCTTATTCGTCATG ATGTTACTGAGCCATTGTTGGTCGAGGTCGATCAGATTTACCACCTTGCATGTCCAGCTTCTCCAATTTTCTACAAACACAACCCTGTGAAG ACAATAAAGACAAATGTCATTGGCACACTGAACATGCTGGGACTTGCGAAGCGAGTTGGAGCAAG GATCTTGCTCACATCAACTTCGGAAGTGTATGGAGATCCTCTTATCCATCCACAACCCGAAACATATTGGGGCAATGTGAACCCAATCG GGGTTCGGAGTTGCTATGATGAAGGGAAGCGTGTGGCTGAGACGCTAATGTTTGATTACCATAGGCAGCATGGGATAG AGATCCGCATTGCTAGAATCTTCAACACATATGGGCCACGGATGAACATTGATGATGGGCGTGTTGTAAGCAATTTCATTGCTCAAGCACTGCG TGGTGAACCACTGACAGTTCAAAAACCCGGGACACAAACTCGCAGTTTTTGTTTTGTCTCTGACATG GTTGATGGTCTTATTCGTCTCATGGAGGGGGAGAACACTGGTCCAATCAATATCGGGAATCCAG GTGAATTTACAATGCTTGAGCTTGCCGAGACAGTAAAGGAG CTTATTAATCCGAAGGTGGAGATAAAGATGGTGGAGAACACTCCAGACGATCCACGGCAAAGAAAACCTGACATCACAAAAGCGAAAGAATTGCTAGGTTGGGAGCCGAAAGTGAAGTTGCGAGATGGTCTTCCTCTAATGGAGGAGGATTTTAGGTTGAGGCTCGGAGTCTCCAAAGagaactga
- the LOC107950265 gene encoding uncharacterized protein: MKRWFDPWPVFFKREFNRTWPFLVGFAVTGTIITKFSLGLTEEDAKNSPFAQKHKR, from the exons ATGAAGAGGTGGTTCGATCCATGGCCCGTGTTCTTCAAGAGAGAGTTCAATCGCACTTGGCCTTTCCTCGTTGGTTTCGCCGTCACCGGGACCATCATCACAAAGTTCTCCCTTGGTCTAACCG AGGAAGATGCTAAGAACTCTCCCTTTGCTCAGAAGCACAAGAGGTAA